The Blochmannia endosymbiont of Camponotus sp. genome includes a window with the following:
- a CDS encoding Fe-Mn family superoxide dismutase: MSFTLPSLTYPYNALEPFFDEQTMKIHHTKHHQAYIDNANAALIDLPEFSNLSIIELIQKLNNLPNQKKTILRNNAGGHINHSFFWKLLKKNTTLQGSLKDAIEHNFSSISSFKDRFEKTAISHFGSGWVWLTKQYNTLSIVSTANQDNPLMGTDVSGTNGYPLLGLDIWEHAYYLKYQNRRLDYVKSFWHVVNWDEVSAQFNQV; this comes from the coding sequence ATGAGTTTTACATTACCTTCTTTAACTTATCCATATAATGCTTTAGAACCATTTTTTGATGAACAAACTATGAAAATTCATCATACAAAACATCATCAAGCATATATTGATAATGCTAATGCAGCACTAATCGATTTACCTGAATTTTCTAATTTATCTATTATAGAATTAATACAAAAATTAAATAATTTACCTAATCAAAAAAAAACTATATTACGTAACAATGCTGGAGGCCATATCAATCATAGCTTTTTTTGGAAATTACTTAAAAAAAATACTACGCTTCAAGGATCATTAAAAGATGCAATAGAACACAATTTTTCAAGCATATCTTCTTTCAAAGATCGTTTCGAAAAAACCGCTATCAGTCATTTTGGATCTGGTTGGGTATGGTTAACAAAACAATATAATACTTTATCTATAGTATCTACTGCTAATCAAGATAACCCGTTAATGGGAACAGATGTCTCTGGAACAAATGGATACCCACTTCTTGGATTAGATATCTGGGAACACGCTTACTATTTAAAATACCAAAATCGTCGGTTAGATTATGTTAAATCTTTTTGGCATGTAGTTAACTGGGATGAAGTATCTGCACAATTTAACCAGGTATAA
- a CDS encoding M3 family metallopeptidase yields the protein MHNDSLFHSFVLPLFSSIDPKYIKESIQQVLTNCYNTVDQVVSKENITWDTLYYPLMIAENELQRTWSPIAHLNSVKHNLELRKVYEESLLLISEYKNWVDQHYGLYKSYQLLQNGDSYQQLSIIQKKVINNILCNFRLSGVDLSLNQKKKCIRITSRLSRLSLSYANNVFDATLGWSKLITEKKVLSGIPEGRLENARLEAQAHGEKGWLFTLQYPSYSSVILYCDTQVLREELYWAFNTRASDQGPNSGRWDNTIIMDEILALRHELAQILGFNNYLEKSLMKRMIQNPEQAFNFLTSLSTQICHNEYKEFLEIKNFAKTQYSCVSLNPWDLAYYREKRKQYLFSIIPEELRYYFPEKKVLHGMFLVVNRIYGIFIKERCNVETWHPDVRFFDIFDDENKWMGGFYLDLYLRKDKREGAWMDELVGMMYRKDAISQKPIAYLTCNFSRLDDKKSSCLLTHNDVITLFHEFGHVLHHVMTRIDVPEISGINGVPWDAVELPSQFMEKFCWEPDVLRLISSHYQTKEPLPDCVINNLLKIKTYQSSSYLLRQVIYGLFDLRVHYEYVPGERGNALKVFNEVVKKISTHNFPKNWERFPHSFIHIFSDDYGAGYYSYLWADMLASNIWYRFKKSGILSPEIGKIFLNNIIALGGVIDLKQCLIEFCESAVTIESMLRYYKVSVSADNNNLLMQL from the coding sequence ATGCACAACGATTCATTATTTCATTCTTTTGTATTGCCTCTATTTTCTTCCATTGATCCAAAATATATAAAAGAATCGATACAACAGGTTTTGACTAATTGCTATAACACGGTAGATCAAGTTGTATCAAAAGAAAATATAACTTGGGATACGTTATACTATCCATTAATGATCGCAGAAAATGAATTGCAACGTACTTGGTCTCCGATAGCACATTTAAATTCTGTAAAACATAACTTAGAATTACGCAAAGTTTACGAAGAAAGCTTATTACTTATATCTGAATATAAAAATTGGGTCGATCAGCATTATGGTTTATATAAATCTTATCAGTTATTGCAAAATGGGGACTCGTATCAGCAATTAAGTATAATACAAAAAAAAGTTATAAATAATATTTTATGTAATTTTAGATTATCGGGAGTTGATTTATCTCTGAATCAAAAAAAGAAATGTATCCGCATAACTTCTAGGCTGTCACGGTTGAGTTTAAGTTATGCTAATAATGTATTTGATGCAACATTAGGTTGGAGTAAGTTAATTACTGAAAAGAAGGTACTATCTGGCATACCAGAAGGTAGATTAGAGAATGCTCGTTTAGAAGCACAAGCTCATGGAGAAAAAGGATGGTTATTTACGTTACAATATCCTAGTTATTCTTCAGTTATTTTATATTGTGATACCCAAGTGCTTAGAGAAGAATTATATTGGGCTTTTAATACTCGTGCTTCTGATCAAGGACCTAATAGCGGAAGGTGGGATAATACTATAATAATGGATGAGATTTTGGCATTACGTCATGAATTAGCGCAAATATTAGGATTTAATAATTATCTTGAAAAATCTTTAATGAAAAGAATGATACAAAATCCAGAACAAGCGTTTAATTTTCTTACAAGTTTATCTACTCAAATATGTCATAACGAATATAAGGAATTTTTAGAAATTAAAAATTTTGCTAAAACACAATATTCCTGTGTATCTTTAAATCCGTGGGATCTTGCATATTATAGAGAGAAACGAAAACAATATCTTTTTTCTATTATTCCTGAAGAGTTACGTTATTATTTTCCTGAAAAAAAAGTGCTTCATGGCATGTTTTTAGTAGTGAATCGTATTTATGGAATTTTTATTAAAGAACGTTGTAATGTGGAAACATGGCATCCTGATGTACGGTTTTTTGATATTTTTGATGATGAAAATAAATGGATGGGAGGATTTTATTTAGATCTCTATCTTAGAAAAGATAAACGTGAAGGCGCTTGGATGGACGAATTAGTAGGTATGATGTATCGAAAAGACGCCATTAGTCAAAAACCTATTGCATACTTAACTTGTAATTTTAGCCGTTTAGACGATAAAAAATCGTCATGTTTGTTGACACATAACGATGTAATTACTTTATTTCATGAATTTGGACATGTATTGCATCATGTTATGACACGCATCGATGTTCCGGAAATATCTGGAATTAATGGAGTACCTTGGGATGCAGTAGAATTACCTAGTCAATTCATGGAAAAATTTTGTTGGGAACCTGATGTGTTACGATTAATTTCTTCGCATTATCAAACAAAAGAACCATTACCTGATTGTGTAATAAATAATTTATTAAAAATAAAAACATATCAATCATCGTCTTACCTTTTACGTCAGGTGATATACGGATTGTTTGATTTACGAGTACACTATGAATATGTTCCAGGAGAACGAGGAAATGCATTAAAAGTATTTAATGAAGTAGTAAAAAAAATATCGACACATAATTTTCCAAAAAATTGGGAGCGGTTTCCTCACTCTTTTATTCATATTTTTTCTGACGATTATGGGGCAGGGTATTATAGTTATTTATGGGCAGATATGCTAGCATCCAATATTTGGTATCGTTTTAAAAAATCAGGTATTCTTAGTCCAGAAATAGGAAAAATATTTCTTAATAATATTATTGCATTAGGAGGAGTTATTGATTTGAAACAATGTCTTATTGAATTCTGTGAAAGTGCAGTGACAATTGAATCTATGTTACGATACTATAAGGTTTCTGTATCTGCAGATAATAATAATTTGTTGATGCAACTATAA
- the ubiA gene encoding 4-hydroxybenzoate octaprenyltransferase has translation MSNRLFFIKKCYNLAQLMRINQPIGFFLLLWPTLWGLWLSNRGMPDYIILIVFVTGVLCMRSAGCIINDYVDCDIDSRVQRTKERPLSSGVITKKEALTVLLILLIVALALVLIFNFITIFLSLVALILSGIYPYLKRYIYLPQLMLGILFSWPILMTFTVINHPVSSTAWLLFTMNTIWTIVYDTQYAMIDREDDKYIGIKSSAVLFGNMDKFIIGIFQFIIVFILGIIGWKERFTVLFYFFSLFGVTIIFVWQQFLINERKRTKCFKAFLSNNYIGALIFIGISANFCFFGEE, from the coding sequence ATGTCAAATAGGCTATTTTTTATTAAAAAGTGTTACAATTTAGCACAGTTGATGCGTATTAATCAACCTATTGGATTTTTTCTATTGCTTTGGCCTACTTTATGGGGGTTATGGTTATCGAATAGGGGTATGCCTGACTATATTATTTTGATAGTATTCGTTACTGGTGTATTATGTATGCGTTCTGCAGGTTGTATAATCAATGATTATGTTGATTGTGATATCGATAGCCGTGTTCAGCGCACTAAAGAACGTCCTTTGTCATCTGGGGTGATCACAAAAAAAGAAGCATTAACAGTTTTATTAATATTGCTCATTGTTGCATTAGCACTGGTTTTAATTTTTAATTTTATTACTATATTTTTATCTTTAGTAGCGCTTATATTATCTGGAATATATCCTTATCTTAAGAGATATATTTATCTCCCCCAATTAATGTTAGGAATATTATTTAGTTGGCCTATTTTAATGACTTTTACTGTAATTAATCATCCTGTAAGTAGTACTGCGTGGTTGTTATTTACGATGAATACCATATGGACAATAGTGTATGATACACAATATGCTATGATAGATAGAGAAGATGATAAATATATTGGTATAAAATCGTCTGCTGTATTATTTGGGAACATGGATAAATTTATCATAGGAATATTTCAGTTCATTATTGTATTTATATTGGGAATTATCGGGTGGAAGGAACGATTTACTGTATTATTTTATTTTTTTTCATTATTTGGGGTCACCATAATATTTGTATGGCAACAATTTTTGATTAATGAAAGAAAACGAACTAAATGTTTTAAAGCTTTTTTAAGTAATAATTATATAGGTGCATTAATATTTATAGGGATTTCTGCAAATTTTTGCTTCTTTGGAGAAGAATGA
- a CDS encoding inorganic phosphate transporter codes for MSHFLFNLEIHIRIMLILALILVFIYEAINGFHDTANSVVTVIYTCALRSHSAVLMSGIFNFLGVILSGLSVAYTIIHLLPIYFFTNTNPNHILAMIFSMLFAAILWNLGTWYFRLPTSSSHTLIGTLIGIGLVHSIITHCPMMQGLNIPQLINIFLSLIISPIIGVTLARIMMLILCRYWNDGKKHKNIHITPTQQTQEYGRSQPSLWTRVVLILSAAGVSFSHGANDGQKGIGLIMLLLIGVVPESFLLNMNASSHDIYRTRNAVNNFYEYYTQHCNNFKTIIPSEITSIPISIALNQLKIVVPSITDSIQIFIKNNNTTYFNQCLSATDTEIQVKKIFHDLSLTLTIIHNASLLLENLDNYAQLNVEQRSQMRQLLIYIVDILDQIVALPETSYNNKNFLNHLKEHLLNTIEYAPTWIILAVALSLSLGTIIGWKRVAITIGEKIGKKEMTYAQGLSAQLTTAISIGTASYAGMPVSTTHVLSSSITGSMLMRGWGVQRKTINNILITWSLTLPVSIILSGSFYWVTLKLLHKYIQI; via the coding sequence ATGTCACATTTTCTCTTTAACTTAGAAATACATATTAGAATTATGTTGATTCTTGCATTAATTCTCGTATTCATTTATGAAGCTATTAATGGTTTTCATGATACTGCTAATTCTGTGGTGACCGTAATTTATACTTGCGCACTACGTTCTCATAGCGCAGTATTAATGTCAGGAATATTTAATTTTTTAGGAGTCATACTAAGTGGTTTAAGTGTTGCATATACAATTATTCATTTACTTCCTATATATTTCTTTACAAATACCAATCCTAATCATATTCTGGCTATGATTTTTTCCATGCTATTTGCAGCCATACTATGGAATTTAGGAACATGGTACTTCAGATTACCTACTTCCAGTTCTCACACTCTAATCGGCACACTAATTGGAATCGGATTAGTTCATTCAATAATTACACATTGTCCAATGATGCAAGGATTGAATATCCCACAATTAATTAATATTTTTTTATCATTAATAATATCACCAATAATAGGTGTAACATTAGCTAGAATAATGATGTTGATATTGTGTCGATATTGGAATGATGGCAAAAAACATAAAAATATTCATATAACCCCAACTCAACAAACACAAGAATATGGAAGATCTCAGCCATCATTATGGACTCGTGTTGTACTAATTTTATCCGCAGCTGGAGTTAGTTTTTCTCACGGAGCAAACGATGGACAAAAGGGGATTGGCCTAATTATGTTACTACTGATAGGAGTAGTTCCAGAAAGTTTTTTGCTTAATATGAATGCTAGTAGTCATGATATCTATCGTACGCGAAATGCAGTCAATAATTTCTATGAATATTACACTCAACACTGCAATAATTTTAAAACTATCATTCCATCAGAAATAACATCTATACCTATATCAATAGCACTAAATCAATTAAAAATTGTTGTACCTTCCATCACAGATTCTATACAAATTTTTATAAAAAACAATAACACAACATATTTTAATCAATGTTTATCTGCTACAGACACAGAAATACAAGTAAAAAAAATTTTCCATGATCTATCGTTAACCCTTACTATTATTCATAACGCTTCATTACTGCTTGAAAATTTAGATAATTATGCGCAACTAAATGTAGAACAACGTTCTCAAATGAGGCAACTACTGATCTATATAGTAGATATTTTAGATCAAATAGTAGCACTTCCAGAAACTTCTTATAATAACAAAAATTTTCTTAATCATTTAAAAGAACATTTACTGAATACAATTGAATACGCCCCGACTTGGATTATTTTAGCTGTTGCACTGTCATTATCTTTAGGTACAATAATTGGCTGGAAACGAGTTGCTATCACTATTGGTGAAAAAATAGGAAAAAAGGAAATGACTTACGCACAAGGCCTATCAGCACAACTGACAACGGCTATATCTATAGGCACAGCAAGTTATGCTGGCATGCCAGTGTCTACCACTCATGTATTATCTTCATCTATCACGGGAAGCATGCTAATGCGTGGCTGGGGGGTACAAAGAAAAACAATAAACAATATATTAATAACTTGGTCGTTGACCCTACCTGTTTCTATCATATTAAGTGGGAGTTTTTATTGGGTTACATTAAAGTTGTTACATAAATACATTCAAATATAA
- the ssb gene encoding single-stranded DNA-binding protein, with protein sequence MVNRGINKVILIGYLGQDPETRYMSNGNIVTNISIATTESWKNKQTNEFKEKTEWHRVVLFGKLAEIASEYLHKGSQVYVEGSLKTRKWQNQNGQDRYITEIIVNIGGTMQMLGPRHATENASLDNQDLIDNDSADASSSNSDESNVNFDEEDIPF encoded by the coding sequence GTGGTTAACAGAGGGATTAATAAAGTTATTTTGATTGGTTATCTTGGTCAAGATCCGGAAACTCGTTATATGTCTAATGGTAATATAGTGACTAATATTTCTATAGCCACTACTGAATCTTGGAAAAATAAACAAACCAATGAATTTAAAGAAAAAACTGAGTGGCATCGTGTAGTGTTATTTGGAAAATTAGCAGAAATTGCGTCCGAATATCTTCATAAAGGTTCTCAGGTATATGTCGAAGGATCATTAAAAACTAGAAAATGGCAAAATCAAAATGGACAAGATCGATATATTACTGAAATTATTGTGAATATTGGAGGCACAATGCAGATGTTGGGTCCTCGTCATGCAACAGAGAACGCATCGTTGGATAATCAAGATCTAATAGATAATGATAGCGCTGATGCATCATCATCTAATTCTGACGAATCTAATGTTAACTTCGATGAAGAAGATATTCCTTTTTAG
- the gltP gene encoding glutamate/aspartate:proton symporter GltP: MKKFKITLAWQIFFALNLGIILGIVLHNQIELKDWMITTFLSPAGEIFIRMIKMIVVPIVMATLVVGIAGIGDARKLGSIGLKTIIYFEVITTVAIVLGVALANLLHPGYGIDMSVLSKTDISMYEQTTSEIQSNLVNTMLSLIPSNIIYSMARGDMLPVIFFSVIFGLGLATLPDKTKNPLLDIFNSIADTMFEVTHIVMRYAPIGVFALISVTVATFGFSSLLPLTKLVLLVYGAIIFFALVVLGIVARICNLRIWKLICILKEELILSFSTASSETVLPRIIEKMEAYGAPSTITGFVIPTGYSFNLDGSTLYQSIAAIFIAQLYGIELSLSQEIILVLTLMITSKGIAGVPGVSFVVLLATLGSVGIPLEGLAFIAGVDRVLDMGRTALNVIGNALAVLVIAKWENQYDTEQAHLYESEMLHNK, translated from the coding sequence ATAAAAAAATTTAAAATTACCCTTGCTTGGCAAATTTTTTTTGCTTTAAACTTGGGTATTATTTTAGGCATCGTATTACATAATCAAATAGAATTAAAAGATTGGATGATTACCACATTCCTTTCTCCAGCTGGAGAAATTTTTATTCGTATGATAAAAATGATTGTAGTTCCCATTGTAATGGCTACATTAGTAGTTGGAATAGCTGGGATTGGCGATGCTAGAAAACTTGGAAGTATTGGGTTAAAGACTATTATTTATTTTGAGGTTATTACAACTGTTGCTATAGTACTTGGCGTAGCTTTGGCTAATTTGCTTCATCCTGGTTATGGAATTGATATGTCTGTGTTGTCTAAAACAGATATTTCTATGTATGAGCAAACCACATCTGAAATACAGTCAAATTTAGTAAATACTATGTTATCGTTAATTCCTTCAAACATTATTTATTCCATGGCTAGAGGCGATATGTTGCCAGTTATTTTTTTCTCGGTAATTTTCGGGCTTGGATTAGCTACATTACCAGATAAAACTAAGAATCCATTGTTGGATATTTTTAATTCTATAGCGGATACTATGTTTGAAGTAACTCATATCGTTATGCGTTATGCTCCTATTGGAGTTTTTGCTTTGATTTCAGTCACAGTTGCAACTTTTGGCTTTAGTTCTTTATTACCTCTTACTAAACTTGTATTATTGGTTTATGGCGCTATTATTTTTTTTGCACTAGTAGTATTGGGTATAGTGGCGCGTATATGTAATCTCAGAATTTGGAAATTAATTTGTATTTTAAAAGAAGAGCTTATCTTATCTTTTTCCACTGCTAGTTCAGAAACTGTATTACCGCGTATTATAGAAAAAATGGAGGCTTATGGGGCTCCATCAACTATTACTGGATTTGTAATACCTACTGGTTATTCTTTTAATTTAGACGGATCAACTTTATATCAAAGTATTGCTGCTATTTTTATTGCACAGCTTTATGGTATTGAATTATCTTTAAGTCAGGAAATTATTTTAGTATTGACTTTAATGATAACTTCTAAGGGTATTGCTGGTGTTCCTGGGGTTTCTTTTGTAGTATTATTAGCTACGTTAGGTAGCGTAGGTATTCCGTTAGAAGGATTAGCATTTATAGCAGGAGTGGATCGAGTGTTAGACATGGGTCGCACAGCATTGAATGTGATTGGTAATGCTTTAGCAGTGTTAGTAATTGCAAAATGGGAAAATCAGTATGATACAGAACAGGCACATCTGTACGAATCAGAGATGTTACATAATAAATAA
- the zur gene encoding zinc uptake transcriptional repressor Zur, with translation MNTNVQKILTQIKKLCEQRCVRLTPQRLAVLRLISQYNGAISAYNLLHLLRQSSLPHAKPSTIYRALNFLLEQGFIHRIESTNSFMLCHYFFELSHNFAFFICNSCKQVTEQTTKGIEEILQNMAKITGFTMFNNVIEAHGLCTKCINIQLHSYFRS, from the coding sequence ATGAATACTAATGTCCAAAAAATATTAACTCAAATTAAAAAATTATGCGAACAACGATGTGTGCGTTTAACACCGCAACGATTAGCAGTATTACGATTAATATCTCAATACAATGGAGCTATCAGTGCTTATAATTTACTACATTTGCTTCGACAATCTTCACTCCCCCATGCAAAACCGTCTACTATTTATCGAGCTTTAAACTTTTTGTTAGAACAAGGATTTATTCATCGTATTGAATCTACTAACAGTTTTATGTTATGTCATTATTTTTTTGAGCTGTCACATAATTTTGCTTTTTTTATCTGTAATAGCTGCAAACAAGTTACCGAACAAACAACAAAGGGTATTGAAGAAATTTTGCAAAACATGGCTAAAATTACAGGATTTACTATGTTTAATAACGTTATTGAAGCACACGGACTATGTACAAAGTGTATTAATATTCAATTACATTCATATTTTAGATCCTAA
- a CDS encoding Na+/H+ antiporter, which yields MEIFFTILILTLAVSISGVITRILPFQIPLPLMQIVLGALLAWPKFGLHVDFNPELFLLLFIPPLLFSDGWKTPMREFLRHGGEIVLLALILVIITVVGIGYLIHWMIPEMPLVAALALAAVLSPTDAVALSGIVGEGRIPKKLMDILQGEALMNDASGLVSLKFAISVAMGTMVFSVSGASIEFIKVSMGGLLAGMTITWGYSKSLRFITRWSGGDPATQTIFLLLLPFAVYLVAEHIGVSGILSSVASGMTIGQSGIIRNAPLAMRLRGNSVWTMLEFVFNGMVFIMLGLQLPDILSTSISQAALDPTIKTWMLFVYVIFIYAALMILRFGWLWLMKHISLYCMIKRPMVFSEYSIREILIASFAGVRGAITLAGVLSIPLFLRDGAVFPLRYQLVFIATGVILFSLLCGVIVLPWLLRGIIVSDKLLQRKEERMARAIAAEVAIESLYKLEERLINSQEENIDSQMINEVSARVIGNLRRRIDDNNDAHAMLIEDLERRMRLNALRAERGEYYHLRAQQKISNETLTKLLRDLDFLEALLAEHE from the coding sequence ATGGAGATTTTTTTTACGATTCTTATTCTTACTTTAGCTGTCTCCATTTCAGGGGTGATAACACGGATTTTGCCATTTCAAATACCATTGCCCTTAATGCAAATTGTATTAGGAGCTTTATTAGCTTGGCCTAAATTTGGCTTACATGTAGATTTTAATCCTGAATTGTTTTTATTACTTTTTATTCCTCCATTATTATTTTCAGACGGGTGGAAAACGCCCATGCGTGAATTTTTACGGCATGGGGGAGAAATTGTTTTGTTAGCATTAATATTGGTTATTATTACTGTAGTTGGTATCGGATATTTGATTCATTGGATGATACCAGAAATGCCACTGGTAGCAGCGTTAGCATTGGCGGCAGTTTTATCTCCAACTGATGCAGTGGCACTTTCAGGTATTGTAGGAGAAGGACGTATTCCCAAAAAACTTATGGATATTCTTCAAGGAGAAGCTTTGATGAATGATGCATCAGGTTTAGTCTCCCTTAAATTTGCTATTTCAGTAGCTATGGGTACTATGGTTTTTAGTGTGAGCGGAGCTTCTATAGAATTCATTAAAGTATCTATGGGTGGTTTATTAGCAGGTATGACTATTACTTGGGGATACAGCAAATCATTAAGATTTATCACCCGTTGGAGTGGCGGTGATCCTGCTACTCAAACGATATTTCTTTTATTGTTACCTTTTGCTGTATATTTGGTTGCTGAACATATTGGAGTATCTGGAATATTATCGTCAGTTGCTTCGGGAATGACTATTGGTCAATCTGGAATTATTCGGAATGCACCATTAGCTATGCGTTTACGAGGAAATAGTGTTTGGACAATGTTAGAGTTTGTATTTAATGGAATGGTGTTTATTATGCTTGGATTGCAATTACCAGATATTTTATCTACTTCCATTTCACAAGCAGCATTGGATCCGACCATTAAGACATGGATGTTATTTGTATACGTAATTTTTATTTATGCTGCATTAATGATACTTAGATTTGGGTGGTTATGGTTAATGAAACATATTAGTTTATATTGCATGATTAAGCGTCCAATGGTATTTAGTGAATATAGTATACGAGAAATTTTAATTGCTTCTTTTGCTGGAGTACGCGGTGCTATTACGTTAGCAGGAGTACTTTCGATCCCGTTGTTCTTAAGAGATGGCGCAGTTTTTCCACTGCGTTATCAATTGGTTTTCATTGCTACTGGTGTTATTTTATTTTCTTTGTTATGTGGTGTAATTGTTTTGCCGTGGTTATTACGAGGAATTATAGTATCTGACAAATTATTACAACGAAAAGAAGAGCGTATGGCACGGGCGATAGCAGCAGAAGTGGCTATTGAAAGTTTATATAAATTGGAAGAGCGGTTAATAAATAGTCAAGAAGAAAATATTGATAGCCAAATGATTAATGAAGTAAGCGCACGTGTTATAGGTAATTTACGTCGTCGTATAGATGACAACAATGATGCACATGCTATGTTAATTGAAGACTTAGAAAGGCGAATGAGATTAAATGCATTACGCGCTGAACGAGGAGAATATTATCATTTACGTGCACAACAAAAAATTAGCAACGAAACATTAACGAAATTATTACGTGATTTAGATTTTTTAGAAGCTTTATTAGCGGAACATGAATAA
- the dnaB gene encoding replicative DNA helicase, with amino-acid sequence MHIAHDQQVNNIKIPPYSLEAEQSVLGGLMLDNTQWEYISIQVDSDDFFNYAHRIIFNEMKRLLETNKPIDLITLAESLEIQGKLESVGGFAYLAELSKNVPSTSNVVAYADIVRERSVIRAMIAIANKIADAGYNPQGRSSDELLDLAESLVFQISRSKSNHNLNPKGIDHILENTVAHIEQVCNRPKYGVTGISSGYKDLDKKTDGLQKSDLIIIAARPSMGKTAFAMNLCEHAAMTETKPVLIFSLEMPGDQIMIRMLASLSRVDQVRIRTGRLNHEDRERITSAMKLLLEKRNIYIDDSSYLTPAEVRGRARRLCREHDGLSLIMIDYLQLMRVPSLSNNRTLEISEISRSLKALAKELKVPVIAISQLNRGLEQRVDKHPINSDLRESGAIEQDADLILFIYRDEVYHENSDMKGIAEIILGKQRNGPIGTIRLIFNGQWSRFDNYIDPARY; translated from the coding sequence ATGCATATTGCTCATGATCAACAAGTTAATAATATAAAAATACCACCATACTCATTAGAAGCTGAACAATCAGTATTAGGTGGTTTAATGTTAGACAATACTCAATGGGAATATATATCAATACAAGTAGATTCTGATGATTTTTTTAATTATGCTCATCGAATTATTTTTAACGAAATGAAACGTTTGTTAGAAACAAATAAACCTATTGACTTAATAACGCTAGCAGAATCTTTAGAAATTCAAGGAAAATTGGAATCAGTAGGAGGATTTGCATATTTAGCCGAATTATCAAAAAATGTTCCTAGCACTTCTAATGTAGTTGCATATGCCGATATAGTGCGTGAGCGTTCGGTAATACGAGCAATGATTGCTATAGCAAATAAAATTGCTGATGCTGGGTATAATCCTCAAGGACGAAGTAGTGATGAATTATTAGATTTAGCTGAGTCTCTTGTTTTTCAAATTTCACGCAGTAAAAGTAATCATAATCTTAATCCAAAAGGAATAGATCATATTTTAGAAAACACAGTTGCTCACATTGAGCAGGTATGTAATAGGCCAAAATATGGCGTTACAGGCATATCCAGTGGATATAAGGATCTTGATAAAAAAACTGATGGTTTACAAAAATCTGATCTCATTATTATAGCCGCTCGTCCTTCTATGGGAAAGACTGCTTTTGCTATGAATTTATGCGAACATGCAGCAATGACTGAAACAAAGCCAGTATTAATTTTTAGTTTAGAAATGCCTGGTGATCAAATTATGATACGTATGTTAGCTTCATTATCTAGAGTTGATCAGGTACGTATTCGTACTGGACGGCTTAATCATGAAGATCGAGAAAGAATTACTAGTGCTATGAAGCTACTCTTGGAAAAGCGTAATATATATATTGATGATTCTTCATACCTAACACCTGCTGAGGTGCGTGGTCGTGCTCGTAGGTTATGTCGCGAACATGATGGTTTAAGTTTAATTATGATTGATTATTTACAATTAATGAGAGTTCCATCTTTATCTAATAATCGAACATTAGAGATTTCAGAAATTTCTCGATCACTGAAAGCTTTGGCTAAAGAATTAAAAGTGCCAGTTATAGCAATATCTCAATTAAATAGAGGTTTAGAACAACGTGTTGACAAGCATCCTATTAATTCAGATCTGCGTGAATCTGGAGCGATTGAACAGGATGCTGATCTTATTTTATTCATTTATCGTGATGAAGTATATCATGAAAATAGTGATATGAAAGGTATTGCTGAAATTATTCTGGGGAAACAACGCAACGGGCCTATTGGTACCATACGATTGATTTTTAATGGACAATGGTCTAGGTTTGATAACTATATTGATCCTGCTCGTTATTGA